TTCGTAAACTTCCATCCCCTGCTCCACCAGCCGCCGGACCACGACCCCGGTCCCGACACCGGTCGCGAGGGCGATGAATTCACCGTCCCGGTCATCGACGATCAATTCTTCCCCGCGCAAGAGTTTGACCGCCCGGCCAAAATCATTTGTGCGCAGCCGGACCCAATCCCTCGCCTGCTTGGCTTCCGCCAGCGCGCCCTCAAACACCTTCCGCCCCTGGTTCATCACCGCGATGCGCGTGCAAAGCTGTTCAACTTCGCTCAACAAATGCGACGACAGAAAAATCGTGAGCCCCAGTTCGCGATGCAGCCGGCGGATCGTCTGGCGCATTTCGTGAATGCCCTCGGGATCGAGTCCGTCACTCGGCTCATCCAGAATCAACAACTCCGGCTGTGGCAACAGCGCCTGCGCCAGCGCCAGCCGCGCGCGCATTCCGTGCGAATAGGTTTTCACCTTGGATTTCTCGCGCCCGCTCAACCCCACCCAGTCGATCACCTCGCGGATCCGCGTTTCCGGTGTCGGCGCCGTGTAATGGCTCAGAATTTCCAGATTCCGCCAGCCGCTGAGGTAGTCGTAAAACACGGGTGTTTCGAAGATCGCGCCGACGTTTTTCAGCGCCGCCTGCCGCCGCGTTGTGACGTCGTGGCCACAAACCAATACCTCACCGGCCGTCGGCCAGACCTGGCCGAGCATCATGCCGATGG
The DNA window shown above is from Candidatus Angelobacter sp. and carries:
- a CDS encoding ABC transporter ATP-binding protein, yielding MIRLTQIRKKFGQRVAVDGLTLHVPKGEIFGLLGHNGAGKSTAIGMMLGQVWPTAGEVLVCGHDVTTRRQAALKNVGAIFETPVFYDYLSGWRNLEILSHYTAPTPETRIREVIDWVGLSGREKSKVKTYSHGMRARLALAQALLPQPELLILDEPSDGLDPEGIHEMRQTIRRLHRELGLTIFLSSHLLSEVEQLCTRIAVMNQGRKVFEGALAEAKQARDWVRLRTNDFGRAVKLLRGEELIVDDRDGEFIALATGVGTGVVVRRLVEQGMEVYE